The following is a genomic window from Paenibacillus sp. FSL R5-0766.
TAGTTCTCGGCAAGACGAATCAGTACCGGAAGTTGCTCATGCGAAAAGGTCACCAGAATCAGGCGACAGTAAGGCGGATATTGCAAATTGCGACGGTGCAGCAATTCCTCACGTACAAAAGACACATAGTCATGCTGACTCGCATGGCCAATGGAGTAGTGTTCCGGCGTATAGGACTGAACAAACACCTCACCAGGCAATTGGTGCCGACCCGCTCGGCCAGCTACCTGTGTTAATAACTGAAACGTTTTTTCCGCAGCACGGAAATCAGGTAAATTCAACGCTGAGTCCGCTGTTATCACGCCAACCAGGGTCACATCCGGGAAATCAAGTCCCTTCGCAACCATCTGGGTGCCCAGCAATACATCCGCCTTTTTCTCACGAAACTGTTTCAGCAGCTTCTCGTGAGCCCCTTTTTCCGTTGTTGTATCCACATCCATCCGTATAACCCGAATACCTGGAAAGAGCTTTGCAAGTTCTTCCTCGACCCGTTGTGTACCTGTACCAAAGTATCGAATATGCTCACTTCCACAATCCGGACACACTTCAGGAGCCGCTTCCGCATATCCGCAGTAATGACAACGGAGATTATTCGAGCGCTGATGATACGTTAATGAAATATCACATTCGGGACAACCTGCCACATATCCACAACTTCGGCACATAACAAAGGTCGAATATCCACGGCGATTCAGCAGAAGCACCGTCTGTTCACCACGTTCCAAGCGCTCCTCCAACCCTTTGTGCAAAGCCCTGCTGAACATGGAGCGGTTGCCATCCTTCAACTCTTCACGCATATCAACGATCCGCACTTCAGGCAGCTTGTTACCCAGTGCCCGCGTTGGCATCTCCAGCAAGAGTGGTGCAAAATCATCATTACTTTGCGAGCGTGCTGCATAATAACTTTCCAGCGAAGGTGTCGCTGAACCCAGAACAACCACCGCCTGGTGCTGCTGTGCTCTTTTTACCGCTACATCACGAGCATGATATTTCGGAGTTTCCTCCTGTTTGTAGGAAGTCTCGTGTTCTTCATCCATAATGATCAACCCAAGCCGACTGAATGGAGCAAATACAGCTGAACGTGCCCCAATTGCAACCTTTACCTGACCCTCACGAATCTTGCGCCATTCATCATAACGTTCACCGCCAGACAGACGACTGTGCATAACAGCAACTTGGTCCCCAAATCGCCCTTTAAAACGTTCTACCATCTGTGGTGTGAGTGCAATCTCGGGCACCAGTACGATAGCCTGCCGATCCTGTTCGATGCACTGTTGAATGGTTTGAAGATAGACTTCCGTCTTGCCACTTCCCGTAACACCATGTAGCAAAAACACCCCGTGGCGTTGTTCCTGCAATCGGCCATTGATATTGTCGTAGACAAGTTTTTGCTCATCGGTCAGAACCAGCGGTTCAGTCGCTTTGAACGTCCTGCCCTGATAAGGGTCACGAAAGACCTCAACGTCCTCGGTTGCGATTAATCCCTTTTCCTCAAGCCCTTTAATCGTCGCGGCCGATACCTGTAGTGTAGATAACACTTCTTTCATCGGCATGGGTAGCAGTTCTTTCATTTCCAGCAAAAAAGCCAGAATCTCCTTCTGCCGCTGTGCTTTCGCCGGGAATGAAGCAAGTGCTTCCTGAGCAGCAGCAATATCTACAGCCAGATCAACGGATTTCATCGTTTTTTTATTTAACTTGTCCTTGATGGCCTGACTTTCCAGCAGCACGCCACCAAGCAATAATTTCTTAATTAGTGCAGCATG
Proteins encoded in this region:
- the priA gene encoding primosomal protein N', which gives rise to MEIAKVIVDVPVKETDRPFDYLVPESMREWIEIGSRVGVPFGHRTVQGFVIDLVPRTGEESFKLKQIQELLDIVPPLSKDLVELAEWMSGRYASNRILSLQVMVPTALKGKAERYISLGDALDGQMAGAQPDDEVLFVWGEESTTEKVQQDIIRFVKSRGQVPLQQLSRKYPNHAALIKKLLLGGVLLESQAIKDKLNKKTMKSVDLAVDIAAAQEALASFPAKAQRQKEILAFLLEMKELLPMPMKEVLSTLQVSAATIKGLEEKGLIATEDVEVFRDPYQGRTFKATEPLVLTDEQKLVYDNINGRLQEQRHGVFLLHGVTGSGKTEVYLQTIQQCIEQDRQAIVLVPEIALTPQMVERFKGRFGDQVAVMHSRLSGGERYDEWRKIREGQVKVAIGARSAVFAPFSRLGLIIMDEEHETSYKQEETPKYHARDVAVKRAQQHQAVVVLGSATPSLESYYAARSQSNDDFAPLLLEMPTRALGNKLPEVRIVDMREELKDGNRSMFSRALHKGLEERLERGEQTVLLLNRRGYSTFVMCRSCGYVAGCPECDISLTYHQRSNNLRCHYCGYAEAAPEVCPDCGSEHIRYFGTGTQRVEEELAKLFPGIRVIRMDVDTTTEKGAHEKLLKQFREKKADVLLGTQMVAKGLDFPDVTLVGVITADSALNLPDFRAAEKTFQLLTQVAGRAGRHQLPGEVFVQSYTPEHYSIGHASQHDYVSFVREELLHRRNLQYPPYCRLILVTFSHEQLPVLIRLAENYTRILKEKANAAGWLGSLDRFSNDAFDVLGPVASPIPRIKNRYRFQCMIKWRGDVDAIGLALATARRMDDDVQAQKLLISLDVDPQMLM